From a region of the Enterobacter sp. JBIWA008 genome:
- a CDS encoding DUF4311 domain-containing protein, with protein MFLIILIKSLIIGGLVGVGVGAGAARMFHAPTTQGMGAFRTLGELNSCEGDPASHFSFGLGFFFNAWASSVAAGAFTQDVDHRIIPNWGAAALMIKNRNVGETLHDPRKMAIACGLIGMIVVTFLNLTASSVPAALQVTAVKVLVPAANLLVNTVMPVIFWLAAIDAGKKSGFWATIFGGAAQLIMGNAVPGLVLGILIGKGVEESGWNHVTKVMMAAIVLLFVLSGFFRGFDMKMIESFHLTVPNWLDMIHNSLSGK; from the coding sequence ATGTTCTTAATTATATTAATAAAATCGCTCATCATTGGCGGCCTGGTTGGCGTCGGTGTCGGAGCCGGTGCTGCACGCATGTTTCATGCGCCTACCACTCAGGGGATGGGCGCGTTTCGTACGTTGGGGGAACTGAACTCCTGTGAAGGGGATCCGGCGTCCCACTTCTCCTTTGGGTTAGGTTTCTTCTTTAATGCCTGGGCCTCTTCCGTGGCCGCAGGTGCCTTCACACAGGACGTTGACCACCGCATCATCCCGAACTGGGGTGCTGCTGCACTGATGATCAAAAACCGTAACGTCGGCGAAACGCTGCACGACCCGCGCAAAATGGCGATTGCCTGCGGCCTGATCGGCATGATTGTCGTGACTTTCCTCAACCTGACCGCCTCCTCCGTTCCGGCTGCGCTTCAGGTCACCGCCGTGAAGGTGCTGGTGCCGGCGGCAAACCTGCTGGTCAATACCGTGATGCCGGTGATCTTTTGGCTGGCGGCCATCGACGCGGGTAAAAAATCGGGCTTCTGGGCCACCATCTTTGGCGGCGCGGCGCAGCTGATCATGGGGAACGCCGTACCGGGCCTGGTGCTGGGGATCCTAATCGGTAAAGGCGTGGAAGAGAGCGGCTGGAACCACGTTACCAAAGTGATGATGGCGGCTATCGTCCTGCTGTTCGTGCTGAGCGGCTTCTTCCGCGGCTTCGACATGAAGATGATCGAATCCTTCCATCTGACCGTGCCGAACTGGCTCGACATGATCCACAACTCGCTCAGCGGTAAATAA
- a CDS encoding KDGP aldolase family protein, giving the protein MKLTPNFYRDRVCLNVLAGSKANASAIYEAAEGHVLVGVLSKNYPDVASAVADMREYAALIDNALSVGLGAGDPNQSAMVSEISRRVQPQHVNQVFTGVATSRALLGQNESVVNGLVSPTGTVGMVKISTGPLSSNAPDGIVPVETAIALLKDFGGSSIKYFPMGGLKCRDEYKAVAEACARHDFWLEPTGGIDLENYEEILQIAFDAGVSKIIPHIYSSIIDKASGDTRPEDVRTLLAMTKKLVK; this is encoded by the coding sequence ATGAAACTGACCCCAAACTTTTACCGTGACCGCGTCTGCCTGAACGTGCTGGCAGGATCGAAAGCCAACGCCAGCGCCATCTACGAGGCGGCGGAAGGCCATGTGCTGGTGGGCGTGCTCTCCAAAAATTACCCGGACGTGGCGAGCGCCGTTGCCGATATGCGTGAATATGCCGCGCTGATCGATAACGCGCTCTCCGTGGGCCTCGGCGCGGGGGATCCGAATCAGTCGGCGATGGTGAGCGAGATCTCCCGTCGGGTGCAGCCGCAGCACGTAAACCAGGTGTTCACCGGCGTGGCCACCAGCCGCGCGCTGCTGGGGCAGAATGAGTCCGTGGTCAACGGTCTGGTCTCTCCGACCGGCACCGTGGGCATGGTGAAAATCTCCACCGGACCGCTGAGCAGCAACGCGCCGGACGGTATCGTACCGGTTGAAACCGCGATTGCCCTGCTGAAAGATTTCGGCGGCAGCTCCATCAAATACTTCCCGATGGGCGGCCTGAAGTGCCGTGATGAGTATAAAGCGGTGGCGGAAGCCTGCGCCCGTCACGACTTCTGGCTGGAGCCAACGGGCGGTATCGATCTGGAAAACTATGAGGAGATCCTGCAGATCGCCTTCGACGCAGGCGTGAGCAAAATCATCCCGCATATCTACAGCTCGATTATCGACAAAGCCAGCGGCGATACGCGCCCGGAAGACGTGCGCACCCTGCTTGCGATGACGAAGAAGCTGGTTAAGTAA
- a CDS encoding DgaE family pyridoxal phosphate-dependent ammonia lyase encodes MPSIYEKYNLKQVINTSGRMTALGVSTPRPEVVQAAMDGMNHYFEMKDLVNKTGEYIAKLLDVEGATVVSCASAGIAQSVAAVLVKDSDWLLENLHVTPIENNEIVLPKGHNVNFGAPVGAMVALGGGRLVEAGYANECSADQLAAAIGPRTAAIMYIKSHHCVQKSMLSVEQAAVVARKHDLPLIVDAAAEEDLHVYYRSGADLVIYSGAKAIEGPTSGLVIGKTRYVEWVKRQTAGIGRAMKVGKEGILGLTCAIEHYLTATKESGAEMVAKMTPFIDALNTLNGVTARVVWDSAGRDIARTEIKFDEAATGVGTGDLVAKLKQGEYAIYFRGYKANEGIIEADVRSVNADQLNIVYRRISEVLGQEKNA; translated from the coding sequence ATGCCTTCGATTTATGAGAAGTACAACTTAAAGCAGGTTATCAACACCTCTGGCCGCATGACGGCGCTGGGCGTCTCCACGCCGCGCCCGGAAGTGGTGCAGGCGGCGATGGACGGCATGAATCACTATTTCGAGATGAAGGATCTGGTCAATAAAACCGGGGAATACATCGCGAAGCTGTTGGATGTGGAAGGCGCGACGGTGGTCTCCTGCGCGTCGGCGGGCATTGCCCAGTCCGTGGCGGCGGTGCTGGTCAAAGACAGCGACTGGCTGCTGGAAAACCTGCACGTGACCCCGATTGAGAACAACGAAATCGTTCTGCCGAAAGGCCACAACGTCAACTTTGGCGCGCCGGTGGGCGCCATGGTGGCGCTGGGCGGCGGCAGGCTGGTGGAAGCGGGCTACGCCAACGAATGCTCCGCCGATCAGCTGGCGGCGGCGATCGGCCCACGCACCGCGGCGATCATGTACATCAAATCTCACCACTGCGTGCAGAAAAGCATGCTCAGCGTCGAGCAGGCGGCGGTCGTGGCGCGCAAGCACGATCTCCCGCTGATCGTCGATGCGGCGGCGGAAGAAGATCTTCACGTGTACTACCGCTCCGGCGCGGACCTGGTGATCTACAGCGGCGCGAAGGCGATTGAAGGACCAACCAGCGGGCTGGTGATCGGCAAAACCCGGTACGTTGAGTGGGTGAAGCGTCAGACGGCGGGCATTGGCCGCGCGATGAAGGTGGGCAAAGAGGGCATTCTCGGCCTGACCTGCGCCATTGAACACTACCTGACGGCCACCAAAGAGAGCGGGGCTGAGATGGTGGCGAAGATGACGCCGTTTATTGACGCGCTCAACACCCTCAACGGCGTGACCGCGCGCGTGGTCTGGGACAGCGCCGGTCGCGATATCGCCCGCACCGAGATTAAGTTCGACGAAGCCGCAACCGGCGTCGGCACGGGCGATCTGGTGGCGAAGCTCAAGCAGGGGGAATACGCCATTTACTTCCGTGGCTACAAGGCCAACGAAGGGATTATCGAGGCGGACGTGCGCAGCGTTAATGCTGACCAACTGAACATCGTGTACCGCCGCATTAGCGAAGTGTTAGGCCAGGAGAAAAACGCATGA
- a CDS encoding SFCGS family glycine-rich protein yields the protein MEQITVVIGDRLGKGQKVAAGVEKAGGRAVVVPGMAADMKLGDVMKAENATFGISFCGSGGAGAITAQTKYGYKAKYGMRSVEEGVTAINEGCNVLGFGFMDKEELGERLVQAWQKKYGA from the coding sequence ATGGAACAGATTACAGTCGTGATTGGCGATCGCCTCGGTAAAGGTCAGAAAGTGGCTGCCGGTGTGGAGAAAGCAGGTGGACGCGCGGTGGTCGTGCCGGGCATGGCAGCGGACATGAAGCTCGGCGACGTGATGAAAGCGGAAAACGCCACCTTCGGCATCTCCTTCTGCGGCAGCGGCGGCGCGGGTGCCATCACAGCCCAAACTAAATATGGCTACAAGGCCAAATACGGCATGCGTTCCGTGGAAGAGGGCGTGACCGCCATCAACGAAGGCTGCAACGTGCTGGGCTTCGGCTTTATGGATAAAGAAGAGCTGGGCGAGCGTCTGGTGCAGGCGTGGCAGAAGAAATACGGCGCATAA
- a CDS encoding DUF4312 family protein — protein MKEQFTTTVRVKGKGDAKARAFADALNHVQAAVMKASPHILLRIEPQDVQVVQAQEAVRKEAFLFFFLRRERRTYSVELDVTVNVTAINLDQVDFVTQR, from the coding sequence ATGAAAGAACAGTTCACAACCACGGTGAGAGTGAAGGGGAAAGGCGACGCCAAAGCGCGCGCCTTTGCCGACGCGCTCAACCACGTTCAGGCCGCGGTGATGAAAGCCTCACCGCATATCTTACTGCGTATTGAGCCACAGGATGTGCAGGTTGTTCAGGCGCAAGAAGCGGTGCGTAAAGAAGCGTTTCTGTTCTTCTTTCTGCGCCGGGAAAGACGCACCTACAGCGTGGAGCTGGATGTGACCGTCAACGTGACCGCTATCAATCTCGACCAGGTGGATTTCGTCACGCAACGCTGA
- a CDS encoding amidohydrolase/deacetylase family metallohydrolase has product MFDLLLRRARLADDTLTDIAIQDGKIAALGEINAPAHKTVELNGDVFVSAGWIDSHVHCYPNSPIYHDEPDSVGIATGVTTVVDAGSTGADDVDDFYNITRKASTEVFALLNISRVGLIAQNELANMANIDADAVKEAVKRHPDFIVGLKARMSSSVVGENGITPLERAKAIQKENGDLPLMVHIGNNPPNLDDIAELLSSGDIITHCYNGKPNRILTPSGELRASITSALKRGVRLDVGHGTASFSFEVAKRAIAMGILPHTISSDIYCRNRINGPVGSLASVMSKFLAIGMSLPQVIDCVTANAADGLRLTRKGRIQPGLDADLTLFTIKRQPTVLTDAENDSLQAEHILVPLAAIRAGKGYMTEQGSTEHAFDL; this is encoded by the coding sequence ATGTTTGATTTACTCCTGCGCCGTGCGCGCCTTGCCGACGATACCCTGACCGATATCGCCATTCAGGACGGGAAGATCGCGGCGCTGGGCGAGATTAACGCCCCTGCGCATAAAACGGTTGAGCTGAACGGCGACGTGTTCGTCAGCGCAGGCTGGATTGACTCCCACGTACACTGCTACCCGAACTCCCCGATTTACCACGACGAGCCGGACAGCGTGGGCATTGCCACCGGCGTCACCACCGTGGTGGACGCGGGCAGCACCGGGGCCGACGACGTGGACGATTTCTATAACATTACCCGCAAAGCTTCTACCGAGGTGTTTGCCCTGCTGAACATCTCCCGCGTGGGGCTGATTGCCCAAAACGAACTGGCCAACATGGCGAATATCGACGCCGATGCGGTGAAAGAGGCGGTGAAGCGCCACCCTGATTTTATCGTCGGCCTGAAGGCGCGCATGAGCAGCAGCGTGGTCGGTGAAAACGGCATTACGCCGCTGGAGCGGGCGAAAGCCATTCAGAAAGAGAACGGCGATCTGCCGCTGATGGTGCACATCGGCAACAACCCGCCAAACCTCGACGACATTGCCGAGCTGCTGAGCTCGGGCGACATCATTACCCACTGCTACAACGGCAAACCCAACCGCATTCTGACGCCCTCCGGCGAGCTACGCGCCTCTATCACCTCTGCCCTGAAGCGCGGCGTGCGTCTGGACGTCGGCCACGGTACGGCGAGCTTCAGCTTCGAAGTGGCGAAACGCGCCATCGCGATGGGCATTCTGCCGCACACCATCAGCTCGGATATCTACTGCCGCAACCGCATCAACGGCCCGGTGGGCTCGCTGGCAAGCGTAATGTCGAAATTCCTCGCCATCGGCATGTCATTGCCGCAGGTGATTGACTGCGTGACCGCCAACGCCGCAGACGGCCTGCGCCTGACGCGCAAGGGCCGCATTCAGCCGGGCCTCGACGCCGACCTGACGCTGTTCACGATTAAACGCCAGCCGACGGTGCTGACGGACGCTGAAAACGACAGCCTGCAGGCTGAACACATTCTGGTGCCGCTTGCCGCGATCCGCGCGGGCAAGGGCTACATGACCGAACAAGGGAGCACGGAACATGCCTTCGATTTATGA
- a CDS encoding PRD domain-containing protein, whose protein sequence is MRFPNQRLAQLFDLLQNETLPQDELAQRLSVSTRTVRADITALNALLASHGAQFILSRGNGYQLKINDVVRYQQLQASHPRALRIPRTGPERVHYLVVRFLTSAFSLKLEDLAEEWFVSRATLQSDMAEVREWFHRYNLTLETRPRHGMKLFGSEMSTRACLTDLLWELAQQDSLNPLVTDVALNAGVAEQMVPVLHEALTRHHIRLTDEGELFLRLYCAVSVRRISEGYPLPEFHAEDVEENVREAAKDIAVTIQQLAGKALSPSEESWLCVHIAARQIQEIAPSAINADDDEALVNYILRYINTHYNYNLLSDEQLHADLLTHIKTMITRVRYQIMIPNPLLDNIKQHYPMAWDMTLAAVSSWGKYTPYAISENEIGFLVLHIGVGLERHYNIGYQRQPRVLLVCDAGNAMVRMIEAVLQRKYPQIEVTRTLTLREYELAETISEDFVISTARVSEKSKPVVTIAPFPTDYQLEQIGKLVLVDRTRPWMLDKYFDAAHFRIIDKPVDQQTLFRELCAQLEGEGFVGAEFLDSVVEREAIVSTMLGDGIALPHSLGLLAQKTVVYTVLAPHGVQWGDETAHVIFLLAISKSEYEEAMAIYDIFVTFLRERAMSRLCSCGDFAGFKAVAMESLSRF, encoded by the coding sequence GTGCGATTTCCGAACCAACGTTTAGCGCAACTTTTCGATCTGTTGCAAAACGAGACGCTGCCGCAGGACGAGCTGGCGCAGCGGCTGTCGGTCTCCACGCGAACCGTCCGTGCCGATATTACCGCCCTGAACGCGCTGCTGGCGAGCCACGGCGCGCAGTTTATATTGAGCCGGGGCAACGGCTATCAGCTCAAAATTAATGATGTCGTGCGCTACCAGCAGCTGCAGGCATCCCACCCGCGCGCGCTGCGTATTCCCCGGACCGGGCCGGAACGCGTGCATTATCTGGTGGTGCGTTTTCTGACTTCGGCATTTTCCCTCAAGCTCGAGGATCTGGCGGAAGAGTGGTTTGTCAGCCGCGCCACGCTGCAAAGCGACATGGCGGAAGTCCGCGAGTGGTTCCATCGCTATAACCTGACGCTGGAAACGCGTCCGCGCCACGGCATGAAGCTGTTTGGCAGCGAGATGTCGACCCGCGCCTGCCTGACCGATCTGCTCTGGGAGCTGGCGCAGCAGGATAGCCTGAACCCGCTGGTGACCGACGTGGCGCTGAATGCAGGCGTGGCGGAGCAGATGGTGCCCGTGCTGCACGAGGCGCTGACGCGTCATCACATCCGTCTGACCGATGAAGGCGAGCTGTTCCTGCGCCTGTACTGTGCGGTGTCGGTGCGCCGCATCAGCGAGGGCTATCCGCTGCCGGAATTCCACGCCGAAGACGTGGAGGAGAACGTGCGAGAGGCGGCGAAGGATATCGCCGTCACTATCCAGCAGCTGGCGGGCAAAGCGCTTTCGCCGTCGGAGGAGAGCTGGCTCTGCGTGCACATTGCGGCGCGGCAGATTCAGGAGATAGCGCCGAGCGCCATTAACGCCGACGACGACGAAGCGCTGGTCAACTACATCCTGCGCTACATCAACACCCACTATAACTACAACCTGCTCAGCGACGAGCAGCTGCACGCGGACCTGCTCACGCACATCAAAACCATGATCACCCGCGTGCGGTATCAAATCATGATCCCCAATCCGCTGCTGGACAACATCAAGCAGCACTACCCGATGGCGTGGGATATGACCCTCGCGGCGGTGTCTAGCTGGGGTAAATACACGCCGTATGCGATCAGCGAAAACGAGATTGGCTTCCTGGTGCTGCATATCGGCGTCGGGCTGGAGCGCCATTACAACATCGGCTACCAGCGCCAGCCGCGCGTGCTGCTGGTGTGCGACGCCGGGAATGCTATGGTCCGCATGATTGAGGCGGTGCTGCAGCGTAAATACCCACAGATTGAGGTCACGCGCACGCTCACCCTGCGCGAGTACGAGCTGGCGGAAACCATTAGCGAAGACTTCGTGATTTCCACCGCTCGCGTCAGCGAAAAATCCAAACCGGTGGTGACGATCGCCCCGTTCCCGACAGACTATCAGTTAGAGCAGATCGGCAAGCTGGTACTGGTGGACCGCACCCGCCCGTGGATGCTGGATAAATACTTCGACGCGGCCCATTTCCGCATTATCGACAAGCCCGTTGACCAGCAAACGCTGTTTCGCGAGCTGTGCGCGCAGCTTGAAGGCGAGGGGTTTGTCGGCGCGGAGTTCCTGGATTCGGTCGTCGAGCGTGAAGCCATCGTCAGCACCATGCTCGGCGACGGCATCGCGCTGCCGCACTCTCTCGGCCTTTTAGCGCAGAAAACCGTGGTCTATACCGTGCTCGCCCCGCACGGCGTTCAGTGGGGCGACGAAACCGCGCACGTTATCTTCCTGCTCGCCATCAGCAAAAGCGAATACGAAGAGGCGATGGCGATTTACGATATTTTCGTCACCTTCCTGCGTGAACGGGCGATGTCGCGGCTCTGTAGCTGCGGAGATTTTGCCGGGTTTAAGGCGGTGGCGATGGAGAGTTTGAGCCGGTTTTGA
- a CDS encoding glycine dehydrogenase, protein MINGAVMNDVGEQAEQTEQLANTMLQQVYALLARNNIIPNAVQEQMLTSHVRAMAHRSVTGEPLPEVEAELFDEISPDSMRLAREVVAQFGNLPDEEAWLLSVHFEVAKDNL, encoded by the coding sequence GTGATTAACGGAGCGGTAATGAACGACGTTGGGGAACAGGCGGAGCAAACAGAACAGCTCGCGAATACCATGCTGCAGCAGGTTTATGCCCTGCTGGCCCGGAACAACATCATCCCCAATGCGGTACAGGAGCAGATGCTCACTTCCCACGTGCGCGCAATGGCGCACCGGTCCGTGACCGGCGAGCCGCTGCCGGAGGTTGAAGCAGAGCTGTTTGACGAAATTTCACCGGATTCAATGCGGCTCGCCCGTGAAGTGGTCGCGCAGTTTGGCAATCTTCCTGATGAAGAAGCCTGGCTGCTCTCCGTTCACTTTGAAGTCGCGAAAGACAACCTTTAA
- the nrdG gene encoding anaerobic ribonucleoside-triphosphate reductase-activating protein, with translation MNYHQYYPVDIVNGPGTRCTLFVSGCIHECPGCYNKSTWRLNSGMPFTAEMEDKIVNDLNDTRIKRQGISLSGGDPLHPQNVPDILKLVKRIRRECAGKDIWVWTGYRLEELNAQQMEVVDLINVLVDGKFVQDLKDPALIWRGSSNQVVHHLR, from the coding sequence ATGAATTATCATCAATACTACCCCGTCGACATCGTCAACGGCCCCGGCACCCGCTGCACCCTGTTTGTTTCAGGGTGCATTCACGAATGCCCCGGCTGCTACAACAAAAGCACCTGGCGTCTGAACTCCGGCATGCCGTTTACCGCTGAGATGGAAGACAAGATCGTCAACGACCTGAACGACACCCGCATCAAACGCCAGGGGATTTCGCTCTCCGGCGGCGACCCCCTGCACCCGCAAAACGTGCCGGATATCCTGAAGCTGGTGAAGCGTATTCGCCGCGAGTGCGCGGGAAAGGACATCTGGGTCTGGACAGGCTACAGGCTGGAAGAGCTGAACGCGCAGCAAATGGAAGTGGTGGATCTGATTAACGTCCTGGTCGACGGCAAGTTCGTGCAGGATTTAAAAGACCCGGCGCTGATCTGGCGCGGCAGCAGTAATCAGGTAGTGCATCATCTGCGTTGA
- a CDS encoding DUF4310 family protein — MEQNKGFWYADWSFPIFVGLLSSGVFAGTHMYYLYGIGAFNEVAFVAMLKAGIDTGVYGAVAAFGASFLFARIIEGSLVGILDIGGAIQTGVGLGVPALLLGAGIMFPVTNFIAALITGLVIGLAIGYVIILARKFTINQSNSTYGADVMMGAGNASGRFLGPLIILSAMTASIPIGVGSLLGALVFYIWQKPITGGAILGAMLLGWLFPVAL, encoded by the coding sequence ATGGAACAGAATAAAGGTTTTTGGTATGCCGACTGGTCGTTCCCGATCTTTGTTGGCCTGCTCTCCTCCGGCGTGTTTGCCGGGACGCACATGTACTACCTCTACGGCATCGGCGCGTTTAACGAAGTGGCCTTCGTGGCGATGCTGAAAGCGGGGATTGATACCGGCGTTTACGGCGCGGTGGCGGCGTTCGGCGCGAGCTTCCTGTTCGCCCGCATTATCGAAGGGTCGCTGGTCGGTATTCTTGACATCGGCGGTGCGATCCAGACCGGCGTGGGCCTGGGGGTTCCGGCGCTGCTGCTGGGCGCGGGCATCATGTTCCCGGTGACCAACTTCATTGCTGCACTGATTACCGGTCTGGTGATTGGCCTGGCGATTGGCTACGTCATCATCCTGGCGCGTAAGTTCACCATCAACCAGAGCAACTCCACCTACGGCGCAGACGTGATGATGGGGGCGGGCAACGCCTCCGGCCGCTTCCTCGGGCCGTTGATTATCCTCAGCGCCATGACCGCCTCCATTCCTATCGGCGTCGGTTCCCTGCTGGGTGCGCTGGTGTTCTACATCTGGCAGAAGCCGATTACCGGTGGCGCCATTCTTGGTGCAATGCTGTTGGGCTGGCTGTTCCCGGTCGCCCTTTAA
- a CDS encoding lactonase family protein, whose translation MHTRTLLVASLSMFATAAIAQTQYAWVGTYNPNGEGLYRFTVDPQSGALGNKTLVSKLPNAAQLAVSRDGKTLYLASEVEQGVVQALRVGDNGELSELNQVASGGAGPVYLSLTPNGRYLLVANYVSGSIAVLPVNADGSLGEATDTHQDQGEPGAAKPEAAAEGSFAISDHNGPHAHMIAADPRGKYVFSTDLGLDRLYQYRFDDRTGKLTPNDPPFISASSKGAGPRHFVFTPKGDALWLINEEASTLTHYTVSANGTLKEGKTLSALPEGYKGTSFAAGLALSADGKQLYVANRLHNSIGHFTVTAEGTLTHQDDVWTRGDYPRTLTLDKQGRWLYVMNQRSDNITRFRVGQDGKLSFEPDYTPVGSPSQMVISP comes from the coding sequence ATGCACACCCGTACCCTGCTTGTTGCTTCACTCTCAATGTTCGCCACCGCCGCTATCGCCCAGACGCAATACGCCTGGGTGGGCACCTATAATCCCAACGGCGAAGGGCTGTACCGCTTTACCGTTGACCCGCAAAGCGGCGCGCTGGGGAATAAAACGCTGGTGAGCAAACTGCCGAACGCCGCGCAGCTGGCCGTCTCACGCGACGGCAAAACGCTGTATCTGGCAAGCGAAGTTGAGCAGGGCGTGGTGCAGGCGCTGCGGGTGGGAGATAACGGCGAGCTGAGCGAGCTGAATCAGGTGGCCTCCGGCGGGGCGGGGCCGGTGTACCTGTCGCTGACGCCGAACGGTCGCTATCTTCTGGTGGCGAACTACGTCAGCGGATCTATCGCAGTGCTGCCCGTTAACGCAGACGGCAGCCTGGGTGAGGCCACAGACACACATCAGGATCAGGGCGAACCGGGTGCGGCGAAGCCGGAAGCGGCAGCGGAGGGCAGCTTTGCCATCAGCGATCATAACGGCCCCCACGCGCACATGATCGCCGCCGATCCCAGGGGGAAATACGTGTTTTCCACCGATCTTGGGCTGGATCGCCTCTACCAGTACCGTTTTGACGATCGAACAGGGAAGCTGACGCCGAACGATCCGCCGTTTATCAGCGCCTCCTCAAAAGGCGCCGGGCCGCGCCACTTCGTCTTTACGCCAAAAGGCGATGCCCTGTGGCTGATTAACGAGGAGGCGTCGACGCTCACCCATTATACCGTGAGCGCTAACGGCACCTTAAAAGAGGGCAAAACGCTTTCAGCCCTGCCGGAGGGTTACAAAGGCACCAGCTTTGCTGCCGGGCTCGCATTAAGCGCCGACGGTAAACAGCTGTATGTGGCTAACCGTTTGCATAACAGCATCGGGCACTTTACCGTAACAGCGGAGGGCACGCTGACGCATCAGGACGACGTGTGGACGCGCGGCGACTACCCGCGCACCCTGACGCTCGATAAACAGGGACGCTGGCTGTACGTCATGAACCAGCGCAGCGACAACATTACCCGTTTCCGCGTCGGTCAGGACGGCAAGCTCAGCTTCGAACCGGACTACACGCCGGTCGGCAGCCCATCCCAGATGGTCATTTCACCTTAA